In a single window of the Deinococcus aetherius genome:
- a CDS encoding endonuclease, whose amino-acid sequence MDIPRELLAQTQARFTGRDSERAGTRERLSVGGPLVADTEARALTRLTRLGVPLPDARALVEGHEDVPTVAARLPEATRLGLERVLGTNDLLGVAYLDLARAASRAVGRVVLRSEGGRTIGYGTGWLCGPRAILTNHHVLEGAEDARPSVIEFNYELRADGTLTDRVTLSLDPDTLFLTSDTLDYSLVAVRGDTSAFGWLPLFGTVGKVLVGEALSIVQHPSGEPKQVALRENRLVDLLPDFLHYETDTAPGSSGSPVFNDTWEVVALHHSGVPRTDSQGRTLRRDGQPAKPGDPDTVIDWIANEGVRVSRIVEDLRTRADAAGNVLVAEVLAANRPPVVGSPVASSPSSPLTEAARVLDLGALSVGPDGVASVPVTLRLRVGGEERGRPLPPERPYLDPEDEAHAASYYAGLPAGGTPQARFLALAELVRRTHARTPGYDPADEVYPWVDLWPDGKLRSLYSAREHAPEELIKADRTARERRLALAAREGLSVDALEDALPYNCEHVVPQSWFGGREPMRGDLHHLFACEPGCNSFRGNTPYFDFPDYGEVLRSDCGKREPGEFEPAHGKGAAARATLYFLLRYPGVVRQYGERHLQTLLAWHGADPPGDWERHRNAAIFERQGNRNPLIDHPEWGAEVDFTEGLGR is encoded by the coding sequence CCCCTGCCCGACGCCCGCGCCCTCGTCGAGGGCCACGAGGACGTGCCCACGGTCGCCGCCCGCCTCCCCGAGGCCACCCGCCTGGGGCTGGAGCGGGTGCTGGGCACGAACGACCTGCTCGGCGTCGCCTACCTCGACCTCGCCCGGGCTGCGTCGCGGGCGGTGGGGCGGGTCGTGCTGCGGAGCGAGGGGGGCCGCACGATAGGGTACGGCACGGGCTGGCTGTGCGGCCCCCGCGCCATCCTCACCAACCACCACGTGCTGGAGGGCGCCGAGGACGCCCGCCCCTCGGTCATCGAGTTCAATTACGAGCTGCGCGCGGACGGCACCCTCACCGACCGGGTGACCCTGAGCCTCGACCCCGACACGCTCTTTCTGACCTCGGACACGCTGGACTACTCGCTCGTGGCGGTGAGGGGGGACACCTCCGCCTTCGGGTGGCTGCCCCTTTTCGGCACCGTGGGCAAGGTGCTCGTCGGCGAGGCGCTGAGCATCGTCCAGCACCCCTCGGGCGAGCCCAAGCAGGTCGCGCTGCGGGAAAACCGGCTGGTGGACCTCCTCCCCGACTTCCTGCACTACGAGACGGACACCGCGCCGGGGTCGAGCGGCAGCCCCGTTTTCAACGACACCTGGGAGGTCGTGGCCCTGCACCACAGCGGCGTGCCCCGCACGGACAGCCAGGGCCGGACACTCCGCCGCGACGGTCAGCCTGCCAAACCCGGCGACCCCGACACCGTCATCGACTGGATCGCCAACGAGGGGGTGAGGGTGAGCCGGATCGTGGAGGACCTGCGCACCCGGGCGGACGCGGCGGGGAACGTGCTGGTGGCGGAGGTGCTCGCCGCCAACCGTCCGCCCGTGGTGGGCTCACCCGTCGCCTCCTCCCCCTCGTCCCCCCTGACCGAGGCCGCCCGTGTGCTCGACCTCGGCGCCCTCAGCGTCGGCCCGGACGGCGTGGCGAGCGTGCCCGTCACCCTGCGGCTGCGGGTGGGCGGGGAGGAGCGTGGAAGGCCCCTCCCGCCCGAGCGCCCCTACCTCGACCCCGAGGACGAGGCACACGCGGCGAGCTACTACGCTGGCCTCCCGGCCGGGGGGACGCCCCAGGCCCGCTTCCTGGCCCTCGCGGAACTCGTGAGGCGGACCCACGCGCGCACGCCCGGCTACGATCCGGCGGACGAGGTGTACCCCTGGGTGGACCTCTGGCCGGACGGCAAGCTGCGGAGTCTGTACTCCGCCCGAGAACACGCGCCGGAGGAACTGATCAAAGCCGACCGCACCGCGCGGGAGCGTCGCCTCGCCCTGGCTGCCCGGGAGGGGCTGAGCGTGGACGCCCTGGAGGACGCCCTGCCCTACAACTGCGAGCACGTCGTCCCCCAGTCGTGGTTCGGGGGGCGCGAGCCCATGCGCGGCGACCTGCACCACCTCTTCGCCTGCGAACCGGGCTGCAACTCGTTCCGGGGGAACACGCCGTACTTCGACTTTCCCGACTACGGTGAGGTTCTGCGGAGCGACTGCGGCAAGCGCGAGCCCGGCGAGTTCGAGCCCGCGCACGGCAAGGGGGCCGCCGCCCGCGCGACCCTCTACTTCCTGCTGCGCTATCCCGGCGTGGTGCGCCAGTACGGGGAGCGGCACCTCCAGACCCTCCTCGCGTGGCACGGGGCCGACCCGCCCGGCGACTGGGAGCGCCACCGCAACGCGGCGATCTTCGAGAGGCAGGGCAACCGCAACCCCCTGATCGACCACCCGGAGTGGGGGGCGGAGGTGGACTTCACGGAGGGGCTGGGCAGGTAG